The sequence TAAAAACTCCACTCGATTGGCGATATCATCAAGCTCTGCCGCCTTAGCGATAATTTCTATATCACGGATGCAGCTTCCGATCGAAACGCGCGAGGGATAAGCATAAATCAGACCGGTAAAGGGATTACCCTGTACTTGCCGTTTTGTAGCTTCGATCAGCAGGTCATCGTCGAAGGTGAATAGGACTCGCCGTAAGGCAGTGGCGCGTTCCAGTAACTCTTGGTCAGCGAGATTGGCCGAGTTGTCTTCTTGTGCGGTAATAACATCAACACCACGAAGCCGCAAACCGACTGTAATGGCTCTGGGAATGTGGACATCCATGTAAATGGCGACAGCCATTACAGCAAACCTTTGGATTTTAACCTGGCAACTAAAGGTGATGGTCCGCTGGCTTGCCTGATTTTCTCCACTTTTTTCAGTCGACGTTCCAGGTCTTTATTGAGTTCCTCCACGTGGTCCCAGTAATAAGCCAGGGCCGAATGGATTTGCCCTAAAGTCAAATAAGGGTGCTGAAAGTGTAGCTCCTCCGGACTCCACCCGTAAGCAATTCTTTCAGCAACAAGTTCGACCACCTTCATAGTTGTGCCGGAGACGATGGGTGTTCCATCCTCACCAATAACAATATGCTCGTATCTTGTTTCTGCGACGGACATTAATAACTCCTGTTTCATGGAACAGTTTAAGCAAAAGTCTCCAATATTCCAAATCCTCGAATCTCTCAATCTTGTGACCTTCAATCTTCTAATCCTTTTTCCCCTCTACAATCGCAATCTCCCCCGGCGTCAGCCCGTTGAGTTCATACACCCCCTGGTCGATCTGGCGTTCCTATTCTTTAATTTTTTCCTGTTTCTTTGGATTGAGTTAACATGCATTCCAGGCACCACGCATACACTTTTTTTTCATCGCAAAGGGCAAATCCCCGTGGCAATCTAATTTTATTCCTTCAGGATACTGAAAAGGAAACAGGAAGGACGCTTCAAGAAAACGGCAGGCGAGGAGAACAAAAGGAAAAATAAGTCATTTATTCATGACCCCGGAGACATTGGAATATTATCGTATATTTGAGAAATATCTGATCACTAAGAATATTCCATAGTGAATTTTATAAAAACAGATTAAATAAGTATAAGAGTTATAAAGGTTTGTTGACTGCTTAAGTCAATAGTCAAGGCCTGACCCCTTTTACTGCCATTCACCGTCGTCGTAGGATTCCATCTTGGTCTTGAGTCGGTTGTATAGTCTGTCTAAGT is a genomic window of Thermodesulfobacteriota bacterium containing:
- a CDS encoding DUF5615 family PIN-like protein produces the protein MAVAIYMDVHIPRAITVGLRLRGVDVITAQEDNSANLADQELLERATALRRVLFTFDDDLLIEATKRQVQGNPFTGLIYAYPSRVSIGSCIRDIEIIAKAAELDDIANRVEFLPL
- a CDS encoding DUF433 domain-containing protein, encoding MSVAETRYEHIVIGEDGTPIVSGTTMKVVELVAERIAYGWSPEELHFQHPYLTLGQIHSALAYYWDHVEELNKDLERRLKKVEKIRQASGPSPLVARLKSKGLL